The following coding sequences lie in one Methylotenera versatilis 301 genomic window:
- a CDS encoding DUF3991 and toprim domain-containing protein, with translation MRNFREMANRYRDFSLIDVLNFLGAEHDNADRQRWDLSNKSVWIGKDEDCQRFYDHKTGVGGGGAIDLVSHLQGCDFKSALEILARFSVNSENVPNTGLKSKPNFPVDQNQFIPPIADPRYLANIVKYMLLERSITKPIVQEQINLGKMYADSRRNIIFLCNDEAGLVTGAEIRGTGNTLYKGMAAGSQRGKGFFTISHPNPVSLVVVESAIDALSYKVIFPDEPSVVVSTAGVLPACPALAKLAKVLNVSEIVIAYDNDHAGDENAVKLIFSLENTGFICRRFSPDFKDWNEYLAYCLDLDVLFAESKWIR, from the coding sequence ATGAGAAACTTTCGTGAAATGGCTAATCGCTACCGTGATTTTTCACTAATTGATGTACTCAATTTCTTAGGGGCGGAGCATGACAATGCCGATCGTCAAAGGTGGGATTTATCTAATAAATCCGTATGGATAGGTAAGGACGAAGATTGTCAGCGATTTTATGATCATAAAACAGGTGTAGGTGGTGGCGGTGCTATTGACTTAGTCTCACATCTCCAAGGATGTGATTTCAAGTCAGCATTAGAGATATTAGCTAGATTTTCTGTTAATTCTGAGAATGTACCGAATACTGGTTTGAAATCTAAACCAAATTTTCCTGTTGATCAGAATCAGTTCATACCACCGATTGCTGATCCGCGTTATTTGGCAAATATCGTTAAGTATATGTTATTAGAAAGGAGTATCACAAAACCAATAGTCCAAGAGCAGATCAATCTTGGCAAAATGTACGCAGATTCGCGTCGAAATATCATTTTTCTATGCAACGATGAAGCTGGACTAGTGACAGGTGCTGAAATTCGTGGGACAGGCAACACTTTATACAAAGGTATGGCAGCTGGTAGTCAAAGGGGTAAGGGTTTTTTTACAATAAGTCATCCTAATCCCGTGAGCTTAGTTGTTGTGGAGTCAGCTATTGATGCACTTTCATATAAAGTGATTTTTCCAGATGAGCCTTCAGTAGTAGTATCAACAGCAGGAGTTCTTCCTGCATGCCCAGCGCTGGCTAAATTAGCTAAGGTTCTAAATGTATCTGAAATTGTCATAGCATACGATAATGACCATGCAGGTGATGAAAATGCAGTTAAGCTAATTTTTAGTTTAGAAAATACGGGGTTCATATGTCGCCGCTTTTCACCTGATTTTAAAGATTGGAATGAGTACTTAGCTTATTGCCTAGATCTTGATGTTTTATTTGCGGAGTCAAAATGGATACGCTAA
- a CDS encoding glutathione S-transferase family protein, with the protein MNTKLRLYTSPSAFPNPQRLRLFIHEKGINQHIEEVIYDMAPGGEQRKWPHLKMNPWGETPTLALGDGTFLSESSGIARYLDHLFPGRKIMGETPLEQGQDDMWDNRIFVHILYRIVTMFHVMHQGLGLKIELTSNPQWGEHCRKEALAHASLVNQHLADGREWLLGGKEPTFADITLCTAIAFSKFPTNQTPLDERFEYLDYFWRRWQARESFKAAYADGNSG; encoded by the coding sequence ATGAATACTAAACTACGTCTGTATACCTCGCCCTCGGCATTTCCCAACCCGCAGCGCCTGCGTTTGTTCATCCACGAGAAGGGCATTAACCAACACATCGAAGAAGTCATTTATGATATGGCGCCAGGCGGTGAACAGCGTAAATGGCCGCACCTGAAAATGAATCCATGGGGCGAAACGCCGACCCTGGCACTAGGTGACGGTACATTCTTATCAGAATCCAGCGGGATTGCCAGATATCTGGATCATTTGTTTCCGGGTCGCAAAATAATGGGTGAAACGCCTTTGGAGCAGGGCCAGGATGACATGTGGGATAACCGTATTTTTGTGCATATCCTGTACCGTATCGTCACCATGTTCCATGTGATGCATCAAGGGCTGGGGCTGAAGATAGAACTTACCAGCAACCCGCAATGGGGCGAACATTGCCGCAAAGAAGCATTGGCGCATGCCAGCCTGGTTAATCAGCATCTGGCCGATGGTCGCGAATGGCTGCTAGGCGGCAAGGAGCCAACTTTTGCTGACATTACCTTGTGCACGGCCATTGCATTTTCCAAATTTCCGACCAATCAAACGCCGCTCGATGAGCGTTTTGAGTACCTCGATTATTTTTGGCGCAGATGGCAAGCCCGTGAAAGTTTCAAAGCCGCCTATGCAGACGGCAATAGCGGCTAA
- a CDS encoding N-6 DNA methylase, which yields MFEQTFKNIDDILHKDAGATSELDYTEQTSWILFLKYLDALEQTKAMEAELEGKAYNFIVDAAYRWPTWAAPKTTDGKFDHNNALTGDDLKDFVNLKLFPYLKGFKQRATGPNTIEYKIGEIFGEINNKIQSGYNLREVIERIDELSFNTQAEKHELSHLYEAKIKNMGNAGRNGGEYYTPRPLIRAMIQVTNPKIGETIYDGAVGSAGFLCEAFDYLRSQPNLSTSDLATLQTSTFYGKEKKSLAYVIAIMNMILHGIEAPNIIHTNTLAENISDIQEKDRYDIILANPPFGGKERAEVQQNFPIKTGETAFLFLQHFIKSLRAGGRAAVVIKNTFLSNTDNASVSLRKLLLESCNLHTVLDCPGGTFLGAGVKTVVLFFEKGAPTRNTWFYQLDPGRNMGKTNPLNDDDLAEFLTLQKTFADSPKSWNVSVAGIDQTSFDLSVKNPNGNEEIAHRSPQAIMEEIAKLDTESAEVLAGIKALL from the coding sequence ATGTTTGAGCAAACCTTCAAAAATATCGACGACATTCTGCACAAAGACGCAGGCGCAACTAGCGAGCTAGATTACACCGAGCAAACCTCATGGATTTTGTTTTTAAAATACCTAGATGCCTTGGAGCAAACCAAGGCGATGGAAGCGGAACTTGAAGGTAAAGCTTATAACTTTATTGTTGATGCCGCCTACCGCTGGCCTACATGGGCAGCGCCTAAAACAACTGATGGAAAGTTTGACCACAACAACGCTTTAACGGGTGATGATCTTAAAGACTTTGTAAACTTAAAATTATTTCCTTACCTAAAAGGCTTTAAACAACGCGCCACTGGGCCAAACACCATTGAATATAAAATCGGTGAGATTTTTGGCGAAATTAACAACAAAATTCAAAGCGGCTACAACCTGCGTGAGGTGATAGAGCGCATTGATGAACTCAGCTTTAACACCCAAGCGGAAAAGCACGAGCTTTCGCACCTGTACGAAGCTAAAATTAAAAACATGGGCAACGCAGGGCGTAACGGCGGCGAGTATTACACGCCGCGTCCGTTGATTCGCGCCATGATACAAGTGACTAATCCAAAAATTGGTGAAACAATTTATGATGGGGCAGTTGGCAGCGCTGGCTTTTTATGTGAAGCGTTTGATTACTTGCGTAGCCAACCTAACCTTAGCACCAGTGATTTAGCCACCCTGCAAACCAGCACATTTTACGGCAAAGAGAAAAAGAGCTTGGCCTATGTAATTGCCATTATGAACATGATTCTGCATGGCATTGAAGCGCCGAATATTATCCACACCAATACGCTGGCTGAGAATATTAGCGATATTCAAGAAAAAGACCGCTACGATATCATCCTCGCCAACCCACCATTTGGCGGCAAAGAACGTGCAGAAGTGCAGCAAAACTTCCCCATTAAAACAGGTGAAACGGCGTTTTTGTTTTTGCAGCACTTCATTAAAAGCCTACGTGCGGGCGGTCGCGCGGCGGTTGTGATTAAAAACACCTTTTTAAGCAACACCGATAACGCCTCAGTGAGTTTGCGTAAATTACTGCTAGAGAGTTGCAATTTGCACACCGTGCTCGATTGCCCAGGCGGCACGTTTTTAGGGGCTGGGGTTAAAACAGTGGTGCTATTTTTTGAGAAAGGCGCGCCAACCCGCAACACATGGTTTTACCAGCTAGACCCAGGCCGCAACATGGGCAAAACCAATCCGTTGAATGATGATGATTTGGCTGAGTTTTTAACACTGCAAAAAACCTTTGCCGATTCACCCAAAAGTTGGAATGTGAGCGTGGCAGGGATAGATCAAACAAGCTTTGATTTGTCCGTAAAAAACCCAAACGGCAATGAGGAAATCGCGCACCGTAGCCCGCAAGCCATTATGGAAGAAATAGCTAAGCTGGATACAGAAAGTGCAGAAGTATTGGCTGGGATTAAGGCGTTGCTATGA
- a CDS encoding zinc-binding dehydrogenase gives MVKTFPLAQIVEAHRYMESNQQTGKIVLTV, from the coding sequence GTGGTCAAAACCTTTCCACTGGCGCAGATTGTCGAAGCACACCGCTATATGGAATCCAATCAGCAGACCGGCAAGATTGTGCTGACTGTTTAG
- a CDS encoding antirestriction protein ArdA, with translation MTTLYANPYNIDASGFYFNDADEFTEKSTNLTDRYGNPVEEFEIDFIDGDDAALFNACGINQANLSTWFDDIQTLDDHEKINLYYLLNVAGYNLSQALDKVDEPSITESSLRDASEELFDECWLHSVPESIRYYIDYVKFARDCEMGGELVEFEYDNQTYTCTNAAVG, from the coding sequence ATGACTACACTTTATGCCAACCCATACAACATAGATGCTTCCGGCTTTTATTTTAATGACGCTGATGAGTTTACTGAAAAGTCGACCAACTTAACTGACCGATACGGCAACCCAGTTGAAGAGTTTGAGATTGATTTTATTGATGGTGATGATGCCGCGTTATTTAATGCATGCGGCATTAACCAAGCGAATTTAAGCACATGGTTTGATGACATTCAAACCTTAGACGACCATGAAAAAATTAACCTGTATTACTTACTCAATGTTGCTGGTTACAATTTAAGCCAGGCTTTAGACAAGGTGGATGAACCAAGCATTACGGAATCTAGTTTACGCGATGCCTCAGAAGAGCTATTTGATGAATGCTGGCTACATAGCGTGCCTGAAAGCATCCGTTACTATATAGACTATGTCAAGTTTGCACGAGATTGTGAAATGGGCGGCGAATTAGTGGAATTTGAATATGACAACCAAACCTACACTTGCACCAACGCGGCAGTCGGGTAA
- a CDS encoding AAA family ATPase, whose protein sequence is MDTLIKVDSVSDLIDAANEPDIWIIEGLIEEGDQVVLCGAPKAGKSLMASQIALAVASGGNFLGWRAPIARKVLYVNLELRCKRFGRRLIAQGGDVKQLIKYSNLKTINCLRTLDIRDPKQCEAFAKEVKELEVDLVIWDVLARMHGADENDNPSMRAVMHSIRVASADKAHMIIHHMRKAAAGQENVNLGAAGMRGASSIHGEADLIMSLHVRSGQGARFSVKFSARNIETPEELLLDRDTKLRFHEASDEKMQRLRAVIESAFGIEPICRAKELIHHLMTNFSVQKRSAQYYIETAIEKGWIIDDSSHEDKRYEYKLLNSIISEDTKPNEGARVQ, encoded by the coding sequence ATGGATACGCTAATTAAGGTAGATTCTGTCAGCGATCTTATAGATGCAGCAAATGAGCCAGATATATGGATTATCGAAGGATTGATTGAAGAAGGAGACCAAGTAGTATTGTGTGGTGCTCCCAAAGCTGGAAAATCGTTAATGGCTAGTCAAATCGCTCTGGCTGTGGCCTCAGGAGGCAATTTTCTTGGATGGAGGGCACCAATTGCTCGTAAAGTTCTTTATGTCAACCTTGAGCTACGCTGCAAACGTTTTGGTAGGCGACTTATAGCTCAAGGTGGTGATGTAAAACAACTGATTAAGTATTCCAACTTGAAAACCATCAATTGCCTTCGAACACTTGATATTCGAGACCCTAAGCAGTGCGAAGCGTTTGCTAAAGAAGTAAAAGAGCTCGAGGTTGATTTGGTTATCTGGGATGTGCTTGCACGTATGCATGGCGCAGATGAGAACGACAATCCTTCGATGCGTGCAGTCATGCATTCTATAAGAGTAGCTTCAGCTGATAAAGCGCATATGATCATACATCATATGCGAAAAGCTGCAGCAGGTCAGGAGAATGTGAATCTTGGCGCTGCAGGCATGCGCGGTGCAAGCTCAATTCACGGCGAAGCTGACCTGATTATGAGCCTGCATGTTCGGTCAGGCCAAGGCGCAAGATTTAGCGTGAAATTTAGTGCCAGGAATATTGAGACACCAGAAGAGCTTCTCCTCGACCGAGATACCAAATTACGATTCCATGAAGCTTCTGATGAAAAAATGCAACGCCTAAGGGCTGTAATCGAATCAGCATTTGGCATTGAGCCAATATGCCGTGCTAAAGAACTTATTCATCATTTAATGACTAATTTTTCAGTCCAAAAGCGCAGTGCACAATATTATATCGAAACCGCAATTGAAAAAGGATGGATTATCGACGATTCTTCACATGAAGATAAGCGTTATGAGTATAAATTACTCAACAGTATAATCTCAGAAGATACCAAACCCAATGAGGGTGCAAGGGTGCAATGA
- a CDS encoding bacteriohemerythrin produces the protein MMNVLYIVWKPDDDIGVPIIDEQHHAIVATINSLYYFIQEGWGLSALAPTLNIIKSYSSFHFKTEEGILAKAGYPELHKHIMAQKQFIKDVDAAAQEAIDYKDPFILLKFLKNWWVSHLKKEHLEYAVNLDKLKEKSDD, from the coding sequence ATGATGAATGTACTTTATATTGTTTGGAAACCAGATGATGATATAGGAGTTCCCATTATTGATGAACAACATCACGCGATTGTTGCCACCATTAACTCACTCTACTATTTCATCCAAGAGGGCTGGGGGCTTTCTGCACTTGCGCCGACTCTTAATATTATTAAAAGTTACTCTAGCTTTCACTTTAAAACTGAAGAAGGAATATTGGCCAAAGCTGGATATCCAGAGCTACATAAGCACATTATGGCTCAAAAGCAATTCATAAAAGATGTAGATGCTGCCGCCCAAGAAGCTATCGATTATAAAGATCCTTTTATACTGCTTAAGTTTTTAAAAAATTGGTGGGTCTCTCATTTGAAGAAAGAGCATCTCGAATATGCCGTTAATCTTGATAAGTTAAAAGAAAAAAGCGACGATTAA
- a CDS encoding single-stranded-DNA-specific exonuclease RecJ, with product MLKPPKPIFKFRESDDAVIATLIESGSPDWLAKILSSRLDKPMGFNSLYSNDLTDVEDPSAIPDMDIAVSRIVRAINDEEKITLVCDHDMDGTGSAAVLWSALIDFFKVKDTLVNVVTSHRLTEGYGITEPVAQRIIDLKPGLVISADKGSSDEPRIKKIAEAGIDVIVTDHHEIGANGPPKSAIAVVNPIRVDSSYDKHVCGAGVAFLTMAKVRTALIQAGVRNHIPSIAPLLDYVAVATIADCVSMKPSKASTNRTFVKRGLQLINSKSRPCWEVFSSDLQGPVDAETIGFRLAPAVAAAGRLDWAEIGFKFLISKTTQDAQKYWIELQHENALRKDIEKKLREKAIPEACKKLGQSIVLFFEDGHSGVHGITASRLVEAFGKPAAIFSPKGAGVKNSTSRDEVKLASGSFRGIPGFNVKEALSYVGDKYPELLLSHGGHVGAGGGSILIDSFDDFVIAYEEAVQAQIGDKELKPTIWVDGELPLGVNDFDVLSELDKLEPWGRDFPYPTFKGKFEVRSIKKLGDGSHLKLSLYDGLNSKDAIWFNAVQSGDEVLFTIGSNLSFVYSLKSNWYRNNRKIQLQIISQIND from the coding sequence ATGCTAAAGCCACCAAAACCTATATTTAAATTTCGTGAAAGTGATGATGCCGTTATTGCCACATTGATTGAAAGTGGATCACCAGATTGGCTGGCTAAAATTCTGTCCTCAAGATTAGATAAGCCTATGGGGTTTAATTCACTCTATTCTAACGACCTTACCGATGTTGAGGATCCATCTGCTATCCCTGACATGGATATCGCAGTCAGTAGAATTGTACGAGCAATTAACGATGAAGAGAAAATCACCCTCGTATGTGATCATGATATGGATGGTACTGGATCAGCTGCTGTTTTATGGTCTGCGCTCATTGATTTTTTCAAAGTCAAAGACACTTTAGTTAACGTAGTCACTAGCCATCGTTTAACAGAGGGTTATGGAATTACAGAACCAGTTGCTCAAAGAATTATTGATTTAAAGCCTGGCTTAGTAATATCCGCAGATAAAGGTAGCAGTGATGAGCCAAGAATTAAAAAAATAGCCGAAGCTGGAATTGATGTAATTGTTACTGACCACCATGAAATTGGTGCTAATGGCCCCCCTAAGTCAGCCATTGCCGTTGTTAACCCAATTAGGGTTGATTCGAGCTACGACAAGCATGTATGTGGCGCTGGGGTGGCTTTTTTAACAATGGCAAAAGTTCGAACAGCATTGATTCAAGCTGGAGTTAGAAACCATATTCCAAGCATAGCACCCCTTTTGGATTATGTCGCAGTTGCAACTATTGCAGACTGCGTATCAATGAAACCAAGCAAAGCTTCAACAAATAGAACATTTGTGAAACGTGGTTTGCAATTAATAAATAGTAAATCACGGCCTTGCTGGGAAGTCTTTAGTTCTGATTTGCAAGGGCCAGTCGATGCCGAAACTATAGGCTTTAGACTCGCTCCTGCAGTAGCGGCCGCAGGGAGATTAGATTGGGCTGAGATTGGATTTAAATTTTTAATATCCAAGACTACGCAAGATGCTCAAAAATATTGGATAGAGTTGCAGCATGAAAATGCCTTACGAAAAGATATTGAAAAAAAATTAAGGGAGAAAGCTATTCCTGAGGCATGTAAAAAGCTAGGGCAATCCATTGTTTTATTTTTTGAAGATGGTCACAGTGGGGTGCATGGGATTACTGCAAGTAGATTAGTTGAAGCTTTTGGAAAACCTGCAGCAATATTTTCTCCGAAGGGGGCAGGTGTGAAAAACTCGACCTCTAGAGATGAAGTTAAGTTAGCATCTGGTTCGTTTCGAGGTATACCAGGATTTAATGTGAAAGAAGCACTCTCCTATGTTGGTGATAAGTATCCTGAACTATTGCTAAGTCATGGCGGCCATGTGGGGGCTGGGGGAGGCTCAATTTTAATTGATTCATTTGATGATTTTGTAATTGCTTATGAAGAAGCAGTTCAAGCTCAAATTGGTGATAAAGAATTAAAGCCTACGATTTGGGTTGATGGAGAGTTGCCACTAGGAGTCAATGATTTTGATGTGTTAAGTGAGCTGGATAAATTAGAGCCTTGGGGTCGAGATTTCCCCTATCCAACTTTTAAGGGTAAGTTTGAAGTTAGAAGCATTAAGAAACTTGGAGATGGTAGCCATTTAAAATTGTCGCTGTATGATGGCTTGAATTCTAAAGATGCGATTTGGTTCAATGCAGTTCAAAGTGGTGATGAAGTGCTGTTTACTATTGGGAGTAATTTGAGTTTTGTTTATAGTTTAAAAAGTAATTGGTATCGCAATAACAGAAAGATACAACTTCAAATAATTTCTCAAATTAATGATTAA
- a CDS encoding helix-turn-helix transcriptional regulator — MRHTTTPLSLEYFDSLPMSAFVRLPIVKALYACSPATVWREVKAGRIPKPKKLSPRTTGWNVGELRQALAAVK; from the coding sequence ATGCGACATACAACAACCCCCTTATCACTAGAGTACTTTGATTCTCTTCCGATGTCAGCTTTTGTTCGGCTGCCCATAGTTAAAGCACTCTATGCTTGTTCACCTGCAACCGTATGGAGAGAAGTAAAAGCAGGGCGAATACCCAAACCAAAAAAATTATCTCCGAGAACAACTGGCTGGAATGTCGGTGAGTTACGCCAAGCTTTAGCGGCTGTTAAATAA
- a CDS encoding tyrosine-type recombinase/integrase, with protein MAKLNSDLLDDLTIKAAKPKAKQYTLRDGNGLFLLVHPNGSKYFQLRTTLHNKRKLIQLGTYPALSLSEARDQSRDKRKQVKVEHIDPILEGKLAKQRKSKDADNTFQKVAEDWLVIKQRTLAPSTLLKIKQTFNANVYGVIGKYPIKDIDNLLVRKCLLIMQNRGALEFMEKTRGWIKSVFDFALSDKLIAENPIPLKDERLEKHVSEKYPHLESKQDAGKFLRNLFEYGGSFEVATCVYLQLHFAQRPSELRCSKWVEFDLDKAIWTLPLEKSKSRKYMKKPHTIMLSKQAILAIKELQAYTGHSEYLFAARFVDRPVSEASIRKAFRLTFTDYHTVPHGCRHFFSTQANESGLFRNDVIESFLSHSDKDKIREIYNEATYDKERRQLAQWWSDQLDIMRDEVKFVTSELQ; from the coding sequence ATGGCAAAGTTGAATTCTGATTTACTAGATGATCTAACAATTAAAGCGGCAAAGCCCAAGGCGAAACAATATACACTTCGTGATGGCAACGGCTTATTTTTATTAGTGCACCCTAATGGTAGTAAATATTTTCAATTGCGTACTACGTTACACAATAAACGTAAGTTAATCCAATTGGGTACCTATCCTGCGTTATCATTAAGTGAAGCACGAGACCAATCACGCGATAAACGTAAACAAGTAAAAGTTGAGCATATTGATCCAATACTTGAGGGTAAGCTAGCTAAGCAGCGAAAATCTAAAGATGCTGATAATACATTTCAAAAAGTAGCTGAGGACTGGCTAGTCATCAAGCAACGCACGCTTGCACCTTCTACACTCCTAAAAATTAAGCAAACGTTCAACGCTAATGTTTATGGCGTTATCGGTAAATACCCAATTAAAGATATTGACAATTTGCTAGTACGCAAATGCTTACTGATAATGCAAAATCGAGGAGCATTAGAATTTATGGAAAAAACACGTGGCTGGATTAAGTCAGTGTTTGACTTTGCTTTGAGTGACAAGCTTATTGCAGAGAATCCAATTCCATTAAAAGACGAACGATTAGAAAAGCATGTCAGTGAAAAATATCCGCATCTAGAAAGTAAGCAGGATGCTGGCAAGTTTTTACGTAACCTTTTTGAATATGGTGGGAGCTTTGAAGTTGCAACATGTGTTTACTTGCAATTGCATTTTGCACAAAGACCAAGTGAACTAAGATGTTCAAAATGGGTAGAGTTCGATTTAGATAAAGCAATATGGACACTACCGTTAGAAAAATCTAAAAGTCGTAAGTACATGAAGAAGCCTCATACCATCATGCTATCAAAACAGGCTATATTGGCAATAAAAGAATTGCAGGCATACACTGGGCATAGCGAATATTTATTTGCAGCTAGATTTGTCGATAGGCCTGTTTCTGAGGCATCAATTCGTAAAGCTTTTAGGTTAACTTTTACTGATTATCATACAGTCCCCCATGGATGCCGACATTTTTTTAGTACGCAGGCAAATGAAAGCGGATTGTTTAGGAATGATGTAATTGAGTCATTTCTATCACATAGTGATAAAGACAAAATAAGGGAAATTTACAATGAAGCTACCTACGATAAAGAGCGCAGACAATTGGCGCAATGGTGGAGTGATCAGTTAGACATTATGCGTGATGAAGTTAAATTTGTTACATCAGAATTGCAATAG
- the secG gene encoding preprotein translocase subunit SecG, translated as MEKLVLVIHVIAALGVIALVLLQHGKGADMGASFGSGASGSLFGVSGSANFMSRATAVFVLIFFTTSLTLAYMSSHKEGDGSVVKALAEKSAVVNTTAPAAKADAVTPPVAPAQDIPK; from the coding sequence ATGGAAAAATTAGTATTAGTAATTCATGTAATTGCAGCACTTGGCGTAATTGCCTTAGTCCTTTTGCAGCACGGCAAAGGTGCAGATATGGGCGCTTCATTTGGTAGCGGCGCATCTGGCAGCTTATTTGGTGTATCTGGCTCAGCTAACTTTATGAGTCGCGCAACTGCTGTTTTTGTGTTGATATTCTTCACTACAAGCTTAACGCTAGCCTATATGTCTAGCCATAAAGAGGGTGACGGTAGTGTGGTTAAAGCTTTGGCTGAGAAAAGTGCCGTTGTGAATACAACTGCCCCGGCAGCAAAGGCTGATGCTGTTACGCCGCCTGTAGCGCCAGCACAAGATATACCGAAATAG
- the tpiA gene encoding triose-phosphate isomerase encodes MGKKLVVANWKMHGNLAENKLLFQAYIDQLSSLKNTDVVVCVPYPYLAQAQSMLQNTNIAWGAQNLSKDAVGAHTGEVSAAMIKDFGASYVIIGHSERATAYCESDENIATKFVQAQAHGLIPILCVGETLIEREAGVMQMVVGKQLDTIINTYGAAVFANSVVSYEPIWAIGTGLAASSDQAQSMHEFIRGKVAVLDKTAATSMKILYGGSVNPQNAVQLFAMQDIDGGLIGKCSLNAQEFERICCAAA; translated from the coding sequence ATGGGTAAAAAATTAGTCGTTGCCAATTGGAAAATGCATGGCAATCTGGCAGAAAATAAGCTGTTATTTCAAGCTTATATTGATCAGCTATCCTCCCTAAAAAATACCGATGTTGTCGTTTGTGTGCCATATCCTTATTTAGCTCAAGCGCAATCCATGCTGCAAAATACCAATATCGCTTGGGGTGCGCAAAACCTAAGTAAAGATGCAGTAGGTGCGCACACAGGTGAAGTGAGTGCCGCAATGATTAAAGACTTTGGTGCAAGTTATGTGATTATTGGTCATTCGGAACGTGCAACAGCCTATTGTGAATCAGATGAAAATATCGCCACTAAATTCGTGCAAGCGCAAGCACATGGTTTAATTCCTATTCTGTGTGTAGGTGAAACCTTGATTGAGCGCGAAGCAGGCGTCATGCAAATGGTGGTAGGCAAACAATTAGATACCATTATCAATACATATGGCGCAGCCGTATTTGCTAATTCGGTGGTTTCATATGAACCAATTTGGGCGATTGGCACAGGTTTAGCCGCAAGCTCTGACCAAGCGCAAAGCATGCACGAATTTATTCGCGGTAAGGTTGCTGTGCTGGATAAAACGGCCGCAACAAGCATGAAAATCCTCTATGGGGGCAGCGTAAACCCGCAAAATGCGGTACAATTATTCGCTATGCAAGATATAGACGGTGGTCTTATCGGTAAGTGCTCATTAAATGCACAAGAATTTGAACGAATATGTTGCGCTGCGGCCTGA
- a CDS encoding NAD(P)H-hydrate dehydratase, with translation MLVSALPARHADAHKGTFGSLAIVGGDTGMVGAVLLSARAALLSGAGRVYAACLSNNTPSVDILHPEIMFRKPTDLTNLAQLDCVVIGPGLGQSQAAIELLEFWLSQDLKMLIDADALNLIAKHPHLTAICKNRCADTVITPHAGEAARLLKITTEDIQQNRTESALTLAHNLHVTCVLKGAKTLVAHDDGNYFINTTGNVGLASGGTGDVLSGIIGSLLAQGLSGLDAAKLGVFVHGAAADALVAKGMGPAGLSASEVAIEARNIINQLSSYTT, from the coding sequence ATGCTTGTAAGCGCTTTGCCAGCACGTCATGCTGATGCGCATAAAGGCACATTTGGCAGTCTGGCGATTGTTGGTGGTGACACTGGCATGGTCGGCGCTGTGCTTTTGTCAGCAAGAGCTGCCTTATTGAGCGGTGCGGGGCGTGTGTATGCAGCTTGTTTATCAAACAACACGCCTAGTGTGGATATATTGCACCCAGAAATCATGTTTCGTAAACCTACTGACTTAACCAATTTAGCGCAATTGGACTGTGTTGTGATTGGCCCCGGTCTTGGTCAATCGCAAGCAGCAATTGAGTTGCTGGAATTCTGGTTGAGTCAAGATTTAAAGATGTTGATAGATGCAGATGCACTTAATTTAATTGCCAAGCACCCACACTTAACTGCAATTTGCAAAAATCGTTGCGCTGACACCGTCATTACACCTCACGCAGGAGAGGCCGCTAGATTGCTAAAAATCACTACTGAAGACATTCAGCAAAACCGAACTGAAAGCGCACTTACCTTAGCTCATAACTTGCATGTCACTTGTGTGCTTAAAGGCGCCAAAACCTTGGTTGCGCACGATGATGGCAATTATTTTATTAATACTACAGGTAATGTTGGCCTGGCTAGTGGAGGTACCGGTGATGTACTTAGTGGCATTATTGGTAGTCTTTTAGCGCAGGGTTTAAGCGGTCTAGACGCCGCTAAACTTGGTGTTTTTGTACACGGTGCGGCAGCTGATGCTCTGGTTGCAAAAGGTATGGGCCCTGCAGGGCTTTCTGCATCAGAGGTGGCGATTGAGGCGCGCAATATCATTAATCAGCTAAGTTCATATACTACCTAG